Part of the Salinimonas lutimaris genome, TCCCTAAAAAAGTTAGAGCGATCGTCTGCTTCACGCCCTGAGTCATTCAACAAGCTTTTTATGTATTTAAAAGTGGAGAATTTCTTTCTCTCAGCGCCTTCAAATATTTCGTCTCGTTGTAAGGCGTTCTTGTTTGCCAGCACCTAAAAACTATCCGCGCCCATTTGAACGCTAATGCCCTAACGGCTGCTTGGTGTGCCTTCCCTTTTGCTCTTTGTTTTTCATAATACAAGCCAGCCCAGTAAGACTGATGCACACTTTTGGCTGACCATTCAATGAAGGTTTGTCTGATAAATTTGGCGCATTGCCATCGCCAATGGATCCACTCTTTATTACCACTTCGTTCTGTTACAGGAGATAAACCCGCATAGTTTTGAATTTCTTGCGCAGTTAGAAAGCGGTTTCTGTCTTCGCCAAAAGCGGCGAGTAAGCGAGGAGCTAAACATGGCCCTGTTCCAGGCAGAGAAGAAAATATATCTGCGTCGGGCATCTGCTTGAATATTGACTCAACCTCACTGTCGAAAGCTTTGATACTTTTATTTAGAAGCTGAATTTGGTTACATAAGGAAACAACTAATAGGCTGTAAGGCTCAATAATGCTGCTGTCTTCAGTGAGTGCCATAGCGGATTCGATCGCATGTATACGCTTGTCTGTATTGGTAACCGCATTACCACCGCGTTGACCAAAGAACATCCGAATCGTGTTTTCTCTTGCTCGTTTTAGCTGTTTAAATGTCGGCCACTTGATCAGAAATTCACAAAATAAATCGCTTCCTCGATGCGAAAACATGGTCAGTGGTAACGGATAATATTGCTTCAGAGCATTTATCAATCTATTCACATGACGTCTTTTATCTTCAACGAGCATGCGACGTTGTTCGACAAGTAAGTTCAGTGTTCTTGACGCTTTACTGCTGGGTTGAAGTGGTTGTATCTTTTCGGGGTACTTCAGCATGAGGTCAAGCGCAAGCTCAGCATCAGATGGGTCATCCTTAGCACCACTTGGAAACATGGCCTGCCTATATCGAGCAAGTGTAGCGGCATGGATAGGAAAAACTGTCACATAGGCATACTTTTGCAACGCATACACAATAGGCCCGCTAGACAACTCGACAGCAATGGCAATCGGTCCTTCTACCTCACTATGCAAATGAGTTAGCCATTCATCAATGGCTTCTGGTGAATGCTTTATGATCTCAAACTTTCTCTCGCGGGAGTCTTTTGTTTGTATACAAACATCATGCTTTTTTGAGGCCCAATCTAAACCGACATAGGCAGAGAATTTTTTTAACGAACTAGTCATCACAACCTCCTGAATATGAAGTTTGTTATGTAGCCTTCACTCGTCGAAGATAATATGGATGGCGTTCAATGCATGCCCTGAGTATTCGTTATGAGTAAAGTGACTCGTTGCATCGAAGGTAAAGCGGTAATCATCTAATGACTCACGTACAATGTTCGTATGCAACAAGCACATAACCTACTTTATTTTAATTCAAATAAAGTAGGTTGAATGACCATATTACGTACATTGCTGCTGTTTAAGCTTCGGACCTCGAACAGTATAAGCATTGAGCAGATTGGAAGGTTCGGTGAGGCTCTAAACTAAGAATGTATAGATTTTGATAATACCTGTTGGCCTCGAGCAATCAACTATCCAAATAAATTCGATATATAACGTTTTCGGTGGTGGCGTTTAAGATAGTTGTCATTGCATATCAAAGCTTTGATCAGCATTAGGGCCTTCTTTTTTCAGTTCAAGGCGGCTTGAGGTCCGGCCGGTAAAAGCGTTGAATTTAGCCACTTCTAACGTAACCGATTGAATATTATGAATTAATCAACCAGCAGTTCAAAAGTCATGGGCTTAACCTGCTTGGTTAGATCCAGCTCAAAACTTCCTAGCCGCCCCAAATGCTCGGTATGATACGGTGAGAATTCGGCCATAATGTCGCGGGTAATATTGTACCCTTCCGACTTCAATTGATTGAACACTTCGGTCATCGCGTTTACGTTGTATAAGATCGCGAAGTTGGCCAGCAAATGATTGTATTTAACGATTTTGCTTTGTTCGTGTCTCAAGTTTGCAGGAATTTTCCCGCCATTAGCAAAAAACAACCACCGGGCAAACTCATTGAACTCTTCGCTCTTACAGGTCGCTGCCTGGATTGTTTTGCGCAGATCAACGTCGGTAATGTATTCCAGCAAAAACATGGTTCTGACCACGCGCCCGAGTTCACGGAACGCAAAGTACAGCTTGTTTTTCCGGTTCTTGGTGCCGAACCGGCGCAGGATTGTCGAAGCGGTGATTTTCCCTGCTTTAACTGACATGGCCGTTCGCATCATATCCGCATAGTGCTTTTCAATGAGATCCCACTTGATCGGCTCCTTGAACAAAGACTGAATATGCTTGAGTACCATGGAGCGATCAGGCTTATAAAAGCTGAGATCTTTGATATTTCGGATACGGGGCATGAGCTTTATGCCCAGCAAGTACGCCAGGCCAAAGACGGGTGTGGATTGCGCCTGTGTATCGCCGTGAACGGTGTCCGGATTAAAATCAGATTCATCGTTGAGTAGGCCGTCCAAGATATAAATCGCCTCGTAGACACCGCAGGGAATAAACCGGCTGAACAATGCAATATAGGTGTCCGAGACGTGGTAATAGGCAATGCCGCCATAGCTGCCATACCGAATATGGTATTCAGATAGCAAATTATCTTCGTAGAGATCCCAAAGCTTTCCATCAGCGGCACACTGCTGCCTGATCCCCAACACTCAATGAGCCGGTATTTCTTATACTCGCTATTGATCTTCGCAATAGCTTTATCGAGACGCGCTTCCGTCGTGCGTTTTAAGTTAAGCCAGGCGACTTGCTTGCGAGAAACGCCCTGCACAGATCGCACGGTTTCGGTGGGACCAATGTTGGTACCGTAACAAAACACGGTCAGGACAAAACGTAACTCCGGGTCGCTGATACGTGATTCGAAGCCCGACAACGGGCCAAAATGTTTATTCAGGTTCAGCCACTTTTCGACATTGATAACGGCGTTTATCAAGATACACCTTGACCGTCCCAGACAACACAGAAATCAAATGATCGGTTTGCTTTTGATGGTCTGCAAGGTACTTCTCCAACAGCTTCTGCGCCGAGCGATCCATTTTTAACAACATCTTGATAAAAATATCGGCGGCGTTATCCAGTGTTTGTGCGTATTGGTGCCGGATTAAAACGATGACGAGTGCGAGTCGCTTGTTCAGCTTTAGTTTCATCAATTCGGCGTAATCCAGGGCCTTGGCCTCGTTGATAAACTGCTGGTGTTTAACTGGCGGCAACCCCAAATCCGTGGGCAAAAGTGTTTGCAGGGATGTAAGCCATTCCAGGTATTGGATGTACGCATGGATATTGCGAGGGGTCGGGCGTTTGGGTTCATTTTTCAGCGTGCTCCAACCAAAACCATTCAGTCCTGTGCTAGATCGAAGAATATCGTTGATGCATTGGCGACTTTCAGACTCTAAAAAGCCACACAATTGATCGTAATACCGAGTGTTGACTTCGGCCCTGGCCGCCTGACATATCCGCTCAAGTACACTGAACGCCGGTAACTCGTATCGCTCTTTGACCAAATATTCCAACGTGACATTGATGATATCCGGTAATGCTTCTTTGGTAGTCGCTGCCTCAAGTGCCCAAATCTGTGCCAATTCAGAGGTCTTGGCCGCATCGTAGGCTTTTATATTAAGATGGCGCCGAATCAGCTTTACGTGACGATCCTTCGCGCCCGATGTGTAATAGGTTTGGAGATCCTTCAGTGTCACCCGCGAACGGCACTGATTTTTAATGTGCGTGATGATCACCTTTGGTATTTCACCCAGGTTTACGAACCGGCCCAATCGCTGCGTGATTTTTAGCTGAATCAGGAGCCCCAAAAAGGATGCGCTGGTTCGTTTACAGTGACGCAGTGCAAACTTCTGATCTTCCGGCGTAGGTGTATAGACATCCCCTAACTCATCTTCGGTGATATCAGATTTAATTCGTGGAT contains:
- a CDS encoding DUF4158 domain-containing protein — encoded protein: MAAIYQTAYPRIKSDITEDELGDVYTPTPEDQKFALRHCKRTSASFLGLLIQLKITQRLGRFVNLGEIPKVIITHIKNQCRSRVTLKDLQTYYTSGAKDRHVKLIRRHLNIKAYDAAKTSELAQIWALEAATTKEALPDIINVTLEYLVKERYELPAFSVLERICQAARAEVNTRYYDQLCGFLESESRQCINDILRSSTGLNGFGWSTLKNEPKRPTPRNIHAYIQYLEWLTSLQTLLPTDLGLPPVKHQQFINEAKALDYAELMKLKLNKRLALVIVLIRHQYAQTLDNAADIFIKMLLKMDRSAQKLLEKYLADHQKQTDHLISVLSGTVKVYLDKRRYQCRKVAEPE
- a CDS encoding IS110 family RNA-guided transposase, translated to MTSSLKKFSAYVGLDWASKKHDVCIQTKDSRERKFEIIKHSPEAIDEWLTHLHSEVEGPIAIAVELSSGPIVYALQKYAYVTVFPIHAATLARYRQAMFPSGAKDDPSDAELALDLMLKYPEKIQPLQPSSKASRTLNLLVEQRRMLVEDKRRHVNRLINALKQYYPLPLTMFSHRGSDLFCEFLIKWPTFKQLKRARENTIRMFFGQRGGNAVTNTDKRIHAIESAMALTEDSSIIEPYSLLVVSLCNQIQLLNKSIKAFDSEVESIFKQMPDADIFSSLPGTGPCLAPRLLAAFGEDRNRFLTAQEIQNYAGLSPVTERSGNKEWIHWRWQCAKFIRQTFIEWSAKSVHQSYWAGLYYEKQRAKGKAHQAAVRALAFKWARIVFRCWQTRTPYNETKYLKALRERNSPLLNT